From one Lotus japonicus ecotype B-129 chromosome 3, LjGifu_v1.2 genomic stretch:
- the LOC130748308 gene encoding cytochrome P450 705A12-like, which translates to MIETLLLLLCLSPFLIACFVFFSSFTTVKSTTAAATILPPTPPSLPFIGHLHLLSTSLHKSFQSLSSNHGPLLHLRLGPSRRLLLVSSAATAAEVFKTHDLAFSSRPAFAFAERLPYGNSGFITAPYGPYWRFMKKLCVTELLSVRQLDRSMRIRKEEIERSLKRVLQNVHGNVAIDLGAELMKLTNNVTCRMAMSTRCSEKCEEAEKIRKLVKESFELAAKLCFGDVLGCLKELSFWVYGKKAMDVSRRYDELLEKVLKEHEEKRLSGGDGNESERDLVDIMLDVHHDAQAEFKITRTHIKAFLMDLFIAGTDTSAEAMQWAMAELLNHPEAFQKVRNEIESVTQNVRLVEESDIPNLPYLQAVVKETLRLYPPGPVTTRECRQDCKINCFDVPAKTAVAVNLYAIMRDPDSWDDPNEFRPERFLVFLREQDDPIDDQSDAKRMSFNFVPFGGGRRGCPGTMLAFNLMNTAVAAMVECFDWKIGEDGKGEKVDMQSGSGMSLNMLHPLICIPVVHFNPFDG; encoded by the exons ATGATAGAGACACTGTTGCTCCTCCTCTGCCTCTCACCCTTCCTCATAGCTTGCTttgtcttcttctcctccttcaccACCGTCAAatccaccaccgccgccgccaccattCTTCCACCAACCCCACCGTCACTCCCTTTCATTGgccacctccacctcctctcCACATCCCTCCACAAATCCTTCCAATCCCTCTCATCCAACCACGGCCCCCTCCTCCACCTCCGCCTCGGCCCCTCTCGCCGCCTCCTCCTCGTCTCCTccgccgccaccgccgccgAAGTCTTCAAGACCCACGACCTCGCTTTCTCTTCCCGACCCGCCTTCGCCTTCGCCGAGAGGCTCCCTTACGGCAATTCTGGGTTCATCACCGCCCCTTACGGCCCCTACTGGCGCTTCATGAAGAAGCTCTGCGTCACTGAGCTCCTCAGCGTGCGCCAGTTGGACCGCTCCATGAGGATCAGGAAGGAAGAGATAGAGCGTTCGCTCAAAAGGGTGTTGCAGAATGTGCATGGCAATGTCGCTATTGACTTGGGTGCTGAACTGATGAAGCTCACCAACAATGTCACTTGCAGAATGGCCATGAGCACCAG GTGTTCGGAGAAATGCGAGGAAGCTGAGAAGATAAGGAAGTTGGTGAAGGAGTCATTTGAGCTTGCTGCAAAGTTGTGCTTTGGTGATGTGTTGGGATGTCTGAAGGAGTTGAGTTTCTGGGTTTATGGGAAAAAGGCTATGGATGTGAGCAGAAGGTATGATGAGTTGCTGGAGAAAGTGCTGAAGGAGCATGAAGAGAAAAGATTATCAGGTGGGGATGGGAATGAGAGTGAGAGGGATTTAGTGGATATTATGTTGGATGTTCATCATGATGCTCAGGCTGAGTTCAAGATCACAAGGACTCATATCAAAGCCTTTTTAATG GATCTCTTCATTGCAGGCACAGACACCTCAGCAGAAGCAATGCAATGGGCAATGGCTGAGCTTCTTAACCATCCTGAAGCATTCCAGAAGGTGAGGAATGAGATAGAATCAGTCACTCAAAATGTTAGGCTAGTTGAAGAATCAGATATCCCAAACTTGCCATATCTGCAAGCAGTAGTGAAGGAAACACTGAGACTATACCCACCAGGACCAGTAACAACAAGAGAATGCCGCCAAGACTGCAAAATAAACTGCTTTGATGTACCAGCAAAAACAGCAGTAGCAGTCAACTTATATGCTATAATGAGGGACCCGGACTCATGGGACGATCCTAACGAGTTCCGCCCTGAAAGGTTCTTGGTTTTCCTGAGAGAACAGGATGATCCAATTgatgatcagagtgatgctaaAAGAATGAGCTTCAATTTTGTTCcatttggaggaggaaggagagggTGCCCGGGGACAATGTTGGCATTCAACTTGATGAACACTGCAGTTGCTGCTATGGTGGAGTGCTTTGATTGGAAAATCGGTGAAGATGGGAAAGGAGAAAAGGTTGATATGCAATCTGGATCTGGCATGTCTTTGAACATGCTTCACCCACTCATTTGCATTCCTGTAGTGCATTTTAACCCATTTGATGGATAA
- the LOC130748309 gene encoding sm-like protein LSM7, producing the protein MSGRKETVLDLAKFVDKGVQVKLTGGRQVTGTLKGYDQLLNLVLDEAVEFLRDPDDPLKTTAQTRSLGLIVCRGTAVMLVSPTDGTDEIENPFIQPDGA; encoded by the exons ATG TCAGGGAGGAAAGAAACGGTTCTGGACTTGGCCAAATTCGTTGACAAAGGTGTTCAAGTTAAGCTCACTGGTGGCAGACAAG TGACAGGAACTCTGAAAGGGTATGACCAGTTACTAAACCTTGTCCTGGATGAAGCTGTTGAATTTCTGAGAG ATCCTGATGATCCACTGAAAACTACAGCTCAGACCAGAAGTCTTGGCTTAATT GTTTGTAGAGGAACTGCTGTCATGCTTGTTTCCCCAACTGATGGTACAGATGAGATTGAGAACCCCTTTATTCAGCCCGATGGGGCCTAA
- the LOC130749332 gene encoding uncharacterized protein LOC130749332, whose amino-acid sequence MADSVVTSDKSSTSLLNHARIICHVCQKQFSEYTCPRCNSRYCSLQCYKSHSLRCTESFMKENVVQELHQMQPDEQAKHKMLDILKRFHSEEEMDSMEEDASADSNLSEETMEKILSGQAISFDDLSLEEKKRFYRAIACGELSKMIKPWEPWWTTPSARKIRLSQEGTQLVQPLSEQESQDEVESDESSDIPPGPETPLPPLNKLSSKEPSPLLTVHLVDILYSYCFTLRVYNGDWRSDPLGSVMVVLSVSSVLGRCDQPETVMEALSHCLEQTCSPAYRHMGGLQFGLGLVDDVISLLALGSSALVCALCDMRRLVQEGGKENKSERRPRRLRKDEIRSAIKMAERKIYFIMCWVHEQPEEAWSSLAAIVGAEKVSAVEFHGSNKAERLLNNKAETKSKCLIEEI is encoded by the exons ATGGCTGATTCTGTTGTTACATCTGACAAATCTTCCACTTCCTTGTTGAACCATGCTCGAATCATCTGTCATGT ATGCCAGAAGCAGTTCTCCGAATACACATGTCCTCGATGCAATTCACGGTACTGTTCCCTCCAATGTTATAAA TCTCATAGTCTTCGTTGTACTGAATCCTTCATGAAAGAAAATGTAGTTCAGGAGCTTCATCAAATGCAGCCTGATGAACAAGCCAAACACAAAATGTTGGACATACTGAAGAGATTTCATTCAGAAGAGGAAATGGATAGCATGGAAGAGGATG CTTCTGCAGATTCAAATTTATCAGAGGAGACAATGGAGAAAATTTTATCCG GACAAGCAATCAGTTTTGATGATTTGTCACTTGAAGAGAAGAAACGTTTTTATAGAGCAATTGCTTGTGGGGAATTGAGCAAGATGATCAAACCATGGGAACCATGGTGGACAACGCCTTCAGCCAGAAAAATCCGTCTTAGTCAGGAAGGAACTCAACTCGTTCAACCGCTATCAGAGCAGGAATCGCAAGATGAAGTTGAAAGTGATGAATCCAGTGACATTCCTCCTGGCCCTGAAACCCCTCTCCCTCCTCTAAACAAGCTTAGCTCCAAGGAGCCATCACCACTTTTAACTGTTCACCTAGTTGATATTCTATATAGCTACTGCTTCACTCTTCGCGTCTACAATGGAGATTGGAGGTCAGATCCCCTAGGGTCAGTTATGGTTGTGTTGAGTGTGTCCTCAGTGTTGGGTCGTTGCGACCAGCCCGAAACTGTGATGGAAGCCCTCTCTCATTGCTTGGAGCAGACATGCTCTCCAGCTTACAGACACATGGGAGGGTTGCAATTTGGTTTGGGTCTTGTTGATGATGTGATTAGTCTTCTTGCATTGGGAAGTTCTGCTCTGGTGTGTGCCCTTTGCGATATGCGTCGGTTGGTTCAAGAAGGTGGAAAGGAGAACAAAtcagaaagaaggccaagaaggttGAGGAAGGATGAGATTAGAAGTGCTATTAAGATGGCAGAGAGAAAGATATATTTCATTATGTGTTGGGTTCATGAGCAGCCAGAGGAAGCTTGGTCTTCTTTGGCAGCCATTGTGGGAGCAGAAAAGGTATCAGCTGTGGAATTTCATGGGAGTAATAAGGCTGAAAGATTGTTGAACAATAAAGCAGAAACCAAAAGCAAATGTTTAATAGAGGAGATTTAA
- the LOC130749333 gene encoding pathogenesis-related thaumatin-like protein 3.5 — translation MALKQLSLLLMLLSFLGVDARFFTLQNRCRNTIWPGILTAPGRPQLIDDGVHLRPGHAINITAPEGWSGRFWGRHGCTFDSSGSGNCITGDCGGKLKCAGTGGTPPASLAEFTLDSPEGDFYDVSLVDGYNMPVSIIPSRGYGRCKAVKCRSDLNQNCPGGLEVRNKGYIVGCKSACMAFNKPEYCCTKDFNSPKKCQPTSYSKVFKASCPQAYSYAYDDATSTFTCHGADYIIRFC, via the exons ATGGCATTGAAACAGCTTTCCCTTCTTCTCATGCTCCTATCATTCTTAG GAGTGGATGCAAGATTTTTTACTCTGCAAAATAGATGCAGGAACACAATATGGCCTGGGATTCTAACAGCACCAGGAAGACCTCAACTCATTGATGATGGGGTTCACCTAAGACCTGGCCATGCGATAAACATCACTGCACCAGAAGGGTGGTCTGGCCGCTTCTGGGGGCGGCACGGATGCACCTTTGACAGCTCTGGCAGCGGAAACTGCATCACAGGAGACTGTGGGGGCAAGCTTAAatgtgctggaactggaggcaCACCGCCAGCTTCACTGGCGGAGTTTACACTGGACAGCCCGGAGGGTGATTTTTATGATGTTAGCCTTGTTGATGGTTACAACATGCCAGTGTCAATCATTCCCTCTAGGGGATATGGGCGGTGTAAGGCAGTGAAATGTCGTTCAGATTTGAATCAAAACTGCCCCGGCGGATTGGAGGTGAGAAACAAAGGTTACATTGTTGGTTGTAAGAGTGCATGTATGGCTTTCAACAAGCCAGAATATTGTTGTACCAAAGACTTCAATAGCCCTAAGAAGTGCCAACCAACAAGTTATTCAAAGGTGTTCAAGGCTTCTTGTCCTCAGGCTTATAGCTATGCCTATGATGATGCAACCAGCACTTTCACTTGCCATGGAGCAGATTACATAATTAGGTTTTGTTAG
- the LOC130749335 gene encoding ras-related protein RABA4c-like gives MAQWQGDSDEGIDYMFKVVMVGDSGVGKSQLLNRFVRNEFQMKSKATIGVEFLTKTVVMDHKVVKAQIWDTAGQERYQAITTAYYRGATGALLAYDITNRQSFDHVEKWLDELRVHADNIIVMLVGNKSDLSSGRAVPMEEAKDFAKQKGLFFVETSALDSNNVESAFLGLLSQIYATVGKKHIIAEGAELNWDKVNLELEGIKIKVSSQEAECQKAKRRFNCCSVF, from the exons ATGGCTCAATGGCAGGGTGATTCGGATGAGGGTATCGACTATATGTTCAAGGTTGTCATGGTTGGAGACTCTGGGGTTGGGAAATCTCAGCTTTTGAATAGGTTTGTGAGGAATGAGTTCCAAATGAAATCCAAAGCCACAATTGGGGTTGAATTTCTGACCAAGACTGTTGTCATGGATCACAAGGTAGTCAAGGCACAGATTTGGGACACTGCTGGTCAAGAAAG GTACCAGGCAATTACAACTGCATATTACAGAGGTGCAACTGGCGCGTTACTAGCATATGACATAACCAATCGCCAATCCTTTGATCATGTTGAGAAGTGGCTCGATGAGCTGCGTGTACATGCAGATAATATAATTGTCATGCTTGTTGGCAACAAGTCTGACCTTAGTTCTGGTCGAGCAGTGCCTATGGAGGAAGCCAAAGACTTCGCCAAACAAAAGGGCCTCTTCTTCGTCGAGACATCAGCACTTGACTCCAACAATGTGGAATCTGCTTTCCTGGGTCTCCTCTCTCAAATATATGCAACAGTCGGTAAGAAGCACATCATTGCAGAGGGAGCTGAGTTGAATTGGGATAAAGTAAACCTTGAACTTGAAGGAATAAAAATTAAGGTCTCATCACAAGAAGCTGAATGCCAAAAAGCTAAAAGGAGATTCAACTGTTGCAGTGTTTTTTAA